One segment of Radiobacillus kanasensis DNA contains the following:
- the prfA gene encoding peptide chain release factor 1 has product MLDQLQSLEDRYEKLNELLSDPEIINDTKKLREYSKEQSDLQEVVQAYREYKETTSELDDAKVMLEDNLDDDMYDMVKMEIGELSDKKEELEERLKVLLLPKDPNDDKNVIMEVRGAAGGDEAALFAGDLFRMYSRYAESQGWKIDVMEANSTGVGGYKEIIFMINGQGAYSKLKYENGAHRVQRVPETESGGRIHTSTATVVVMPEAEEVEIDIHEKDIRVDTFASSGPGGQSVNTTMSAVRLTHMPTGIVVSIQDEKSQIKNKEKAMKVLRARIYDKFQQEAQAEYDETRKTAVGTGDRSERIRTYNFPQNRVTDHRIGLTIQKLDQILEGKVGEVIDALLIEEQTKKLEQIGE; this is encoded by the coding sequence GTGCTTGATCAGTTACAATCACTTGAAGATCGTTATGAGAAACTCAATGAACTTCTGAGTGATCCGGAAATTATTAATGATACGAAAAAACTAAGAGAATATTCGAAAGAGCAATCAGACTTACAAGAAGTCGTTCAAGCTTATCGTGAGTATAAAGAAACCACATCCGAATTGGATGATGCGAAAGTAATGCTAGAAGATAACTTAGATGATGACATGTATGACATGGTGAAAATGGAGATTGGTGAACTCTCTGATAAGAAAGAAGAGCTAGAAGAGCGCTTGAAAGTTCTTCTTCTTCCGAAGGATCCAAACGATGATAAAAACGTTATTATGGAGGTCCGCGGTGCGGCAGGTGGAGATGAGGCAGCATTATTTGCAGGGGACTTATTTAGAATGTATTCCCGTTACGCTGAATCACAAGGCTGGAAAATAGACGTGATGGAAGCGAACTCGACTGGTGTTGGTGGGTACAAAGAAATCATTTTTATGATTAATGGTCAAGGTGCCTATTCGAAGTTGAAGTATGAAAATGGGGCGCACCGAGTGCAACGTGTTCCAGAAACGGAATCAGGTGGACGAATTCATACATCAACAGCAACCGTCGTAGTTATGCCGGAAGCGGAAGAGGTCGAAATCGACATCCATGAAAAGGATATCCGTGTGGATACCTTCGCTTCTAGTGGACCAGGAGGACAAAGTGTTAACACAACGATGTCTGCTGTTCGTTTAACGCATATGCCAACAGGAATCGTTGTATCGATTCAGGATGAAAAATCGCAAATCAAAAACAAAGAAAAAGCGATGAAAGTCCTTCGTGCACGGATTTATGATAAGTTCCAGCAGGAAGCACAAGCAGAATACGATGAAACGAGAAAAACAGCTGTAGGTACAGGAGATCGCTCCGAACGTATCCGTACGTATAACTTCCCACAAAACCGGGTAACCGATCATCGAATCGGTTTGACGATTCAAAAGCTAGACCAAATCCTGGAAGGGAAAGTTGGAGAAGTAATCGACGCCCTGTTGATTGAAGAGCAAACGAAAAAACTGGAGCAAATTGGTGAGTAA
- a CDS encoding sensor domain-containing protein translates to MFNFLQGLKKKHRGFHEMDKDLKTYFKKLYTDYPTPAFLLNSEGVLVTCNDAMINTFGYSFKEIEAFFSTAFHQSKGAHFLKESLKGTAQTYQTNIPHKNGDQIQTDITYIPIRIEDEVIAVQGFARDITAYIQTEKDLIRIRNSLEMAQILARIGSWEYDLIEDKAYWSHQLYELLKVENSDDFVPSVTKIIHFVHPDDRSLFKETLDKSMNSMQGYQLEYRFLLRDQTIIHVQEQVKVIKDSKQQPYRIVGTIQDITDRKNNERKWKESEERFRRIYNTLEVGIWSFDIKEDFLMLGSPGIEVITGFPSKQFHDLDSWLAIIHPEDRDGYMARQSALQEGNTLRHEYRIINKNGNDVWVQDQTIPTLDEKGNLIRVDGIITDITSYKNSEKVIKHLAYHDYLTQLPNKRMLDEKLDELFSTIKNKEISISLLHLNLDRFKYVSDMLGHESGDLLIKKFANRINENLGHNTLFSRISGDEFIILLWDFEEEDAPIHVAKKILDLLKDPFILGPYEVFVTTSIGVSRYPKDIEDRGELRKSAGASLKRAKLKGRNTYEVYSPSLNIATFKRYSMERDLWKSIENKELYVEFQPKVKPDGELVGAEALVRWQHPEWGIISPREFIPLAEESGFILQIGDWVLQQVCMYLTRWEHKGLDLVPISINISAQRLLRNDWVDFIKQVLQKSKLDPKLLEIEITESTLIHYQKEIYSNLQLLEELGIRITLDDFGTGYSSLSYLKHYPVHAIKIDKSFIDHIVEDSSDQAIVRSVIQLAEDLNKNVIAEGVETMEQLNLLKKQNCQEIQGYLFSRPIRDHEFQAILQSKVLNPSGDDRSLKDPLQQDKMLRFPYPLSSEMSLTSIKGKEINLGYTEVLIEQMGLEKLRLLSSINLPVREDFTYRISITYMGQKFFCNGYIASMQEFQDIYEYDLIYVREQDGERWTQAFSAFAEELKNNQLPPDTPFMKGDRQKYLLERGKV, encoded by the coding sequence TTGTTTAACTTCCTGCAAGGATTGAAAAAGAAACATAGAGGCTTTCATGAAATGGATAAGGATTTAAAAACTTATTTTAAGAAGCTTTATACAGATTATCCAACACCTGCGTTCCTCCTTAATTCGGAGGGAGTTTTGGTGACGTGCAATGATGCAATGATAAATACGTTCGGGTATAGCTTTAAAGAAATAGAAGCGTTTTTCAGCACTGCTTTTCACCAAAGCAAAGGTGCTCATTTTTTAAAGGAATCCTTAAAGGGTACAGCACAAACCTATCAGACCAATATCCCGCATAAAAATGGGGACCAGATTCAAACCGATATCACTTATATCCCAATTAGGATAGAGGATGAAGTTATCGCTGTTCAAGGATTTGCCAGGGATATTACAGCTTATATACAGACAGAAAAGGATTTAATTAGAATTAGAAATAGTTTAGAGATGGCACAAATTTTAGCTAGGATAGGTAGCTGGGAATATGACCTTATTGAAGATAAGGCATATTGGTCTCATCAATTGTATGAACTTTTAAAGGTGGAGAACAGTGATGATTTTGTACCGAGTGTCACAAAGATTATTCATTTCGTGCATCCAGACGACCGTAGTCTTTTTAAAGAAACATTAGATAAATCTATGAATAGCATGCAAGGATACCAACTTGAGTATAGGTTTTTATTGCGTGATCAAACGATTATTCATGTACAAGAGCAAGTAAAAGTGATTAAGGACTCCAAACAGCAGCCTTATCGCATAGTTGGTACGATTCAAGATATTACAGATAGGAAAAATAATGAAAGAAAATGGAAGGAGAGTGAAGAGAGGTTTAGAAGGATTTACAATACATTAGAGGTAGGGATATGGTCTTTTGATATAAAGGAAGATTTCTTAATGCTTGGTTCTCCAGGTATAGAAGTCATAACTGGATTTCCTAGTAAACAATTTCATGATTTAGATTCATGGCTGGCTATTATTCACCCAGAAGATCGTGATGGTTATATGGCTCGTCAATCAGCATTGCAGGAAGGAAACACCTTGCGTCACGAATATCGAATTATTAATAAAAATGGAAACGATGTTTGGGTTCAGGATCAAACGATACCTACTCTGGATGAGAAAGGAAACCTTATTCGTGTAGATGGTATTATTACGGATATCACTTCCTATAAGAATTCAGAAAAAGTGATTAAACATTTGGCCTATCATGATTATTTAACACAACTACCGAATAAACGAATGTTAGATGAAAAACTAGACGAATTATTTTCAACCATTAAAAATAAGGAAATATCAATCTCCTTATTACATTTAAACCTAGATCGATTTAAGTATGTAAGTGATATGCTCGGGCATGAATCGGGGGACTTGCTAATCAAAAAGTTTGCGAATCGAATAAATGAAAATCTAGGTCATAATACTTTATTCTCACGGATCAGTGGAGATGAATTTATCATTCTTCTTTGGGATTTTGAAGAAGAAGACGCCCCCATACATGTAGCGAAAAAAATATTAGATTTGTTAAAAGATCCCTTTATACTAGGTCCCTATGAGGTATTCGTTACGACTAGTATAGGAGTAAGTCGCTACCCAAAAGACATAGAAGACCGGGGGGAGTTAAGAAAAAGTGCTGGCGCGTCCCTTAAGCGTGCCAAGCTAAAAGGGCGGAATACGTATGAAGTGTACTCTCCATCCTTAAATATTGCTACATTTAAACGGTATAGTATGGAGAGAGATCTATGGAAGTCCATTGAAAATAAGGAGCTATATGTAGAATTTCAACCAAAAGTGAAGCCGGATGGGGAATTAGTTGGAGCGGAAGCCCTGGTACGTTGGCAGCATCCGGAGTGGGGAATTATTTCACCTAGGGAATTTATTCCGCTAGCGGAAGAGAGTGGCTTCATTTTACAAATAGGGGATTGGGTCCTCCAACAGGTTTGTATGTATTTGACTCGTTGGGAGCATAAAGGGCTTGACTTGGTCCCCATATCGATCAATATATCTGCACAACGATTACTGCGAAATGACTGGGTTGATTTTATTAAACAAGTGTTACAAAAATCTAAATTAGATCCAAAACTATTGGAGATAGAGATTACCGAGAGTACGCTTATCCATTATCAAAAAGAGATTTACTCCAATCTACAGTTACTGGAGGAACTAGGAATTCGAATAACGTTAGACGACTTCGGTACAGGCTATTCCTCTTTGAGTTATTTGAAGCACTATCCTGTACATGCAATCAAGATTGATAAGTCCTTTATCGATCATATTGTGGAGGATTCAAGTGACCAAGCTATTGTAAGATCCGTCATTCAACTAGCGGAAGATCTAAATAAAAATGTCATTGCTGAAGGTGTAGAGACGATGGAACAGCTTAATCTTCTAAAAAAACAAAACTGCCAAGAAATTCAAGGATACCTTTTTAGTAGACCGATTCGAGATCATGAGTTCCAAGCAATACTTCAAAGTAAAGTACTAAATCCTTCAGGAGATGACCGTTCCTTAAAGGATCCTTTGCAACAAGATAAAATGCTTCGTTTTCCATATCCATTAAGCTCGGAAATGTCACTAACTTCTATTAAAGGAAAAGAAATTAACCTTGGGTACACAGAAGTATTAATCGAACAAATGGGCTTGGAGAAGTTGCGATTGCTGTCATCTATTAATTTGCCGGTTCGAGAAGACTTTACTTATAGGATAAGTATTACCTATATGGGGCAAAAATTTTTCTGTAATGGGTATATAGCAAGCATGCAAGAATTCCAGGACATTTATGAGTATGACTTGATATATGTAAGAGAGCAGGATGGAGAAAGGTGGACCCAAGCATTTTCTGCTTTTGCGGAAGAATTAAAGAACAATCAACTGCCTCCAGATACCCCTTTCATGAAAGGGGACAGACAAAAGTATTTGTTGGAAAGAGGTAAAGTATAA